The following proteins come from a genomic window of Geothrix edaphica:
- a CDS encoding cytochrome b/b6 domain-containing protein — MTRTPSDTQAPAAGKRRGGGLLLALITGLLLLAAPLQGAPAKAAAKESCFDCHSDKDLTKEGPSGTTVPLFVDAGRFGGSVHASLSCKTCHAELHKDHPGDGNPVPKVKCGTCHTEQDKVYQGSIHGMSKAMGASAAANCTDCHGNHYIVPVKQADSPVYKMNLSRTCSKCHANKNLTDEYKMKYPQVASQYQESIHGKALLVKGLIVAPSCNDCHGVHDIKRSVDRSSPINHANVAKTCGKCHVTVEEVYNKSVHGQLLAKGDPRGPVCIQCHSAHQIETPVSGHFKAGSDMVCGKCHADRLEHYRDTYHGKAMALGKANTASAVAACYDCHGHHDVLRAADPNSRLSPGNIVNTCKQCHANATVSFTKYAPHANPMDRKNYPVLHYVFLIMTTLLVCTFSLFGAHTLLWLIRSVWLYRHDSKQFREAKIKIQEDDEQFTRFQPFERFLHILVVTSFLLLTITGMPLKFYYTDWAKAIFRFFGGADVARTLHHFGAVITFVYFALHVSTTLGHFWRNRGFLKDPETGAIRLNRIFKAMAHPDSMIPTKQDVKDFVAHNRWFFGKGPRPEFDRWTYFEKFDYLAVFWGVFAIGVSGLIMWFPEFFSKFMPGWMINVSLIVHSDEALLAAGFIFTVHFFNTHFRLEKFPMDTVIFSGRISKSEMLHERKRWYDRLVAEGRLDSFRVKDEWEAWKGIARSAGYIFFSVGLVLLFLIIYAMTSRLAH, encoded by the coding sequence ATGACCCGAACGCCTTCTGATACTCAGGCTCCCGCCGCCGGCAAGCGACGCGGGGGGGGCCTCCTGCTGGCCCTGATCACCGGCCTCCTCCTTTTGGCTGCGCCCCTGCAGGGCGCGCCGGCCAAGGCTGCGGCCAAGGAGAGCTGCTTCGATTGCCACAGCGACAAGGACCTCACCAAGGAAGGTCCGAGCGGCACCACCGTGCCGCTCTTCGTCGATGCGGGCCGCTTCGGCGGCTCAGTCCATGCGTCGCTCTCCTGCAAGACCTGCCATGCCGAGCTCCACAAGGATCATCCGGGTGACGGCAACCCGGTGCCCAAGGTGAAGTGCGGCACCTGCCACACGGAGCAGGACAAGGTCTACCAGGGCAGCATCCACGGCATGAGCAAGGCCATGGGGGCTTCGGCCGCTGCGAACTGCACGGACTGTCACGGGAACCACTACATCGTTCCCGTGAAGCAGGCGGATTCGCCGGTCTACAAGATGAACCTGTCCCGGACCTGCTCGAAGTGCCACGCGAACAAGAACCTCACTGACGAATACAAGATGAAGTACCCGCAGGTGGCCTCCCAGTACCAGGAGAGCATCCACGGGAAGGCGCTGCTCGTGAAGGGGCTCATCGTGGCCCCCAGCTGCAACGACTGCCATGGCGTCCACGACATCAAGCGAAGCGTGGACCGGAGCTCACCCATCAACCATGCCAACGTCGCCAAGACCTGCGGCAAGTGCCATGTGACGGTGGAGGAGGTCTACAACAAGAGCGTCCACGGCCAGCTCCTGGCCAAGGGTGATCCTCGCGGCCCGGTGTGCATCCAGTGCCACTCCGCCCACCAGATCGAGACCCCGGTGAGCGGTCACTTCAAGGCCGGCAGCGACATGGTCTGCGGCAAGTGTCACGCCGACCGCCTGGAACACTACCGCGACACCTACCACGGCAAGGCCATGGCCCTGGGCAAGGCGAACACCGCCAGCGCGGTCGCCGCCTGCTATGACTGCCACGGGCATCACGACGTCCTGCGCGCCGCGGATCCGAATTCCCGGCTGTCCCCTGGGAACATCGTCAACACTTGCAAGCAGTGCCATGCCAACGCCACCGTCAGCTTCACGAAGTACGCACCCCACGCGAACCCGATGGACCGCAAGAACTACCCGGTGCTGCACTACGTCTTCCTGATCATGACCACCCTGCTCGTGTGCACCTTCTCCCTGTTCGGGGCGCACACGCTCCTGTGGTTGATCCGGTCCGTCTGGCTCTACCGCCACGACTCCAAGCAGTTCCGCGAGGCCAAGATCAAGATCCAGGAGGATGACGAGCAGTTCACCCGGTTCCAGCCCTTCGAGCGGTTCCTCCACATCCTGGTGGTGACGAGCTTCCTGCTGCTGACGATCACCGGCATGCCGCTGAAGTTCTACTACACCGACTGGGCCAAGGCGATCTTCCGCTTCTTCGGGGGGGCCGACGTGGCCCGCACCCTCCACCACTTCGGCGCGGTGATCACGTTCGTCTACTTCGCGCTGCACGTGAGCACCACCTTGGGCCACTTCTGGCGGAACCGCGGCTTCCTGAAGGACCCGGAAACGGGCGCCATCCGGCTGAACCGGATCTTCAAGGCCATGGCCCACCCGGATTCCATGATCCCCACCAAGCAGGACGTGAAGGACTTCGTAGCCCACAACCGTTGGTTCTTCGGCAAGGGTCCACGCCCCGAGTTCGACCGCTGGACCTACTTCGAGAAGTTCGACTATCTCGCCGTGTTCTGGGGCGTGTTCGCCATCGGCGTCTCGGGCCTGATCATGTGGTTCCCGGAATTCTTCAGCAAGTTCATGCCGGGCTGGATGATCAACGTCTCGCTCATCGTCCATTCCGACGAGGCCCTGCTGGCTGCCGGCTTCATCTTCACGGTCCACTTCTTCAACACGCACTTCCGGCTGGAGAAGTTCCCCATGGACACCGTGATCTTCTCGGGCCGCATCTCCAAATCCGAGATGCTCCACGAGCGGAAGCGCTGGTATGACCGCCTGGTGGCCGAAGGCCGCCTGGACAGCTTCCGCGTCAAGGATGAGTGGGAGGCCTGGAAGGGCATCGCCCGGAGCGCTGGCTACATCTTCTTCAGTGTCGGCCTCGTGCTGCTCTTCCTCATCATCTATGCCATGACCTCGCGCCTCGCCCACTGA
- a CDS encoding cytochrome c3 family protein yields MRRITLLTAALILALAPMASAKPTTVKGAKCTACHEGAPKDKKFNDAAAKMVAKYKEAQCKDCHGFADGKLTTTKK; encoded by the coding sequence ATGCGCCGCATCACCCTCCTCACTGCCGCCCTGATCCTGGCCCTGGCCCCGATGGCCTCCGCCAAGCCCACCACCGTGAAGGGTGCCAAGTGCACCGCCTGCCACGAGGGCGCCCCCAAGGACAAGAAGTTCAACGATGCCGCCGCCAAGATGGTCGCGAAGTACAAGGAAGCCCAGTGCAAGGATTGCCACGGCTTCGCTGATGGCAAGCTGACCACCACGAAGAAGTAG
- a CDS encoding phospho-sugar mutase, which yields MSLDSAHAYLAFPHLEPELRAELEPLLKAAEAGDAKASAELEDRFSEPLAFGTGGLRGFMAAGLRRMNLPNIRRVSMALANVASRRAPGKMVAVVGFDTRLNSQAFGRACAEVLAAAGYQVFLGDRPLPTPFLCFAMKRLGAGCGAIVTASHNPKEYNGFKAYNDLGGQVVEPWDAEVEAHMAGLPLVPEPPIVPAGRIQPIPAEVEAAYIAMGQDLLQHPKAFEAARILYTPFHGTGIAFVPALFERAGLPLSVSPSQGVQDGTFPTAPRPNPEELAAYAAPLKEAEAMDAEVILANDPDADRIGVVARRNGAWELMSGNDLAALTLDYLCTQRGRKGAVVSTVVTSDFMAEVARYHGLPVVWTLTGFKNIAVCMDRLEALGEPYAFGAEESYGMLLPPDLRDKDGVTAALVVAELAGHYKAMGQNLFEAVDALMAKVGTFRNRLVNLEDPRPGGAKRFAEAMGRIRAAGLASLGGEKVVSWEDFQTGLWHDGDRSEPILDRPDSRAVALPIPRSNVLKFRLESGAFAAFRPSGTEPKLKVYLQGRGGEAQLDLMETEARSLLGL from the coding sequence ATGAGCCTTGATTCCGCCCACGCCTACCTTGCCTTCCCCCACCTGGAGCCTGAGCTCCGGGCGGAGCTGGAGCCCCTGCTGAAGGCCGCCGAGGCGGGGGATGCCAAGGCCTCGGCCGAACTGGAGGACCGCTTCTCCGAGCCCCTCGCCTTCGGCACCGGCGGCCTCCGCGGCTTCATGGCCGCGGGCCTGCGCCGCATGAACCTCCCCAACATCCGTCGCGTGTCCATGGCCCTGGCCAATGTGGCCAGCCGCAGGGCCCCCGGGAAGATGGTGGCCGTCGTGGGCTTCGACACCCGCCTCAACTCCCAGGCCTTCGGGAGGGCCTGCGCCGAGGTTCTCGCCGCGGCCGGCTATCAGGTGTTCCTCGGCGACCGCCCCCTGCCCACCCCCTTCCTCTGCTTCGCCATGAAGCGCCTGGGCGCCGGCTGCGGCGCCATCGTCACCGCCAGCCACAATCCCAAGGAATACAACGGCTTCAAGGCCTACAACGACCTGGGCGGCCAGGTGGTGGAGCCCTGGGACGCGGAGGTGGAAGCGCACATGGCGGGCCTGCCCCTGGTGCCCGAACCACCCATCGTGCCGGCGGGCCGCATCCAACCGATCCCCGCCGAGGTCGAGGCAGCCTACATCGCCATGGGCCAGGACCTGCTCCAGCATCCCAAGGCCTTCGAGGCCGCCCGCATCCTCTACACGCCCTTCCACGGCACGGGCATCGCCTTCGTGCCCGCCCTCTTCGAGCGGGCGGGTCTGCCGCTCTCCGTCAGCCCCAGCCAGGGCGTGCAGGACGGCACCTTCCCCACGGCCCCGCGCCCCAACCCGGAGGAGCTGGCGGCCTATGCCGCGCCCCTGAAGGAGGCTGAGGCCATGGATGCCGAGGTGATCCTCGCCAATGACCCGGACGCGGATCGCATCGGCGTGGTGGCCAGGCGGAACGGGGCCTGGGAGCTCATGTCCGGCAACGACCTGGCGGCCCTCACCCTGGACTACCTCTGCACCCAGAGGGGCCGCAAGGGCGCCGTGGTCAGCACGGTGGTCACCTCCGACTTCATGGCTGAGGTGGCCCGGTACCACGGCCTGCCCGTGGTGTGGACCCTCACGGGGTTCAAGAACATCGCCGTGTGCATGGATCGCCTGGAGGCCCTGGGTGAGCCCTATGCCTTCGGCGCGGAGGAGAGCTACGGCATGCTGCTGCCGCCGGATCTACGCGACAAGGACGGCGTCACGGCCGCCCTGGTCGTCGCCGAGCTGGCGGGGCACTACAAGGCCATGGGGCAGAACCTTTTCGAGGCGGTGGACGCCCTCATGGCCAAGGTCGGCACCTTCCGCAACCGCCTGGTGAACCTGGAGGATCCCCGGCCCGGCGGCGCCAAGCGCTTTGCCGAGGCCATGGGTCGCATTCGCGCTGCGGGGCTGGCCTCCCTGGGTGGCGAGAAGGTCGTCAGCTGGGAGGACTTCCAGACCGGCCTCTGGCACGATGGCGACCGCAGCGAACCCATCCTTGATCGTCCCGACAGCCGGGCGGTCGCCCTGCCCATCCCGCGCAGCAACGTCCTGAAATTCCGCCTGGAGAGCGGCGCCTTCGCCGCCTTCCGCCCCAGCGGCACCGAACCCAAGCTGAAGGTCTACCTCCAGGGCCGGGGCGGCGAGGCCCAGCTGGATCTCATGGAGACGGAAGCCCGCTCGCTGCTCGGCCTATAG
- a CDS encoding SAM-dependent methyltransferase, which produces MGREFWDERYGEAELTYGSEPNDFLREMAPRIPPGPVLGLGEGQGRNAVHLATLGHAVTAVDQSPVGLARARELAASRGVALTTVAADLADFDLGRTPWSGIISIFCHLPSALRRSLYPRCAAALAPGGMLILEAYTPDQLKYGTGGPKEVDLLITLAELRSLLPGLEFEIGQELVREIREGVHHHGLGAVVQVVARKPSGSTSLP; this is translated from the coding sequence ATGGGACGCGAATTCTGGGATGAGCGCTACGGTGAGGCCGAGCTGACCTACGGCTCCGAACCCAATGATTTCCTGCGGGAGATGGCGCCGCGCATTCCCCCCGGCCCCGTGCTGGGGCTGGGCGAGGGCCAGGGTCGGAATGCCGTCCACCTCGCCACCCTGGGACATGCCGTCACGGCGGTGGACCAGTCTCCTGTGGGACTGGCCCGGGCCCGGGAACTGGCCGCCAGCCGGGGCGTGGCGCTAACCACGGTGGCTGCCGACCTCGCGGACTTCGACCTCGGCCGGACACCCTGGAGCGGCATCATCTCCATCTTCTGCCACCTGCCTTCCGCCCTTAGGCGCAGCCTCTATCCACGCTGCGCCGCGGCCCTCGCCCCTGGCGGCATGCTGATCCTGGAAGCCTACACACCCGACCAGCTGAAATACGGCACCGGTGGCCCGAAGGAAGTGGACCTGCTGATCACTCTGGCGGAACTGAGAAGCCTCCTGCCTGGCCTGGAGTTCGAAATTGGCCAGGAGCTGGTGCGTGAGATCCGCGAAGGCGTCCACCATCATGGCCTGGGCGCAGTGGTCCAGGTGGTGGCCCGCAAGCCCTCCGGGTCGACCTCGCTTCCTTGA
- a CDS encoding TldD/PmbA family protein, whose amino-acid sequence MTDPFRTFIPESLESRLQDGIRHALSLGAEGAEAFVSVSRSRKAKVQNGALEDLTTSKRGGLGVRVIRNGGKGCRTGLATTTDLAAVDFRGLFAQAWELSALGDEDPWLRQAAPEGTDDLPSRFDPSVEALTPEQRIGWALELETEARKASPKVAAVRESAWSDGTGASLLLTQKGVRTPDAWSSCSAAIELAVADGEERQAAWHWDVSRRPGLDLAAIGAEAALKGERKLHPQRLPAGRYPVVLHPEVAVDLLGIVAGMLDAESVLKQRSLFAGKLGQAIASPLLTLVDDGRLPEAPGRPALGTEPWDAEGLPTRRNVLLEGGVLKTYLHTLKTAAEMGVAPTASAGRGFGSQPGATTFNLFPLPGNTAPDALYRMAGNGVLITEIMGLHTVDPVSGDLSVGASGIRIRDGLLAEPVDKLTFAGNLRDFLTRIAALGSDLRWYGSSAGLSILLEDIALGGA is encoded by the coding sequence ATGACCGATCCGTTCCGAACGTTCATTCCCGAATCCCTCGAGTCCCGCCTCCAGGATGGCATCCGGCACGCCCTGAGCCTGGGCGCGGAAGGCGCCGAGGCCTTCGTGTCCGTGTCCCGCAGCCGCAAGGCCAAGGTGCAGAACGGCGCCCTGGAGGACCTGACCACCAGCAAGCGCGGGGGCCTCGGCGTGCGTGTCATCCGCAACGGGGGCAAGGGCTGCCGTACCGGCCTGGCCACCACCACGGACCTCGCCGCAGTGGATTTCCGCGGCCTCTTCGCCCAGGCCTGGGAGCTGAGCGCCCTGGGCGATGAGGACCCTTGGCTACGCCAGGCGGCGCCCGAGGGCACCGATGACCTGCCCAGCCGCTTCGACCCGTCCGTGGAGGCCCTCACGCCCGAGCAGCGCATCGGGTGGGCTCTGGAGCTGGAAACTGAGGCCCGGAAGGCCTCCCCGAAAGTCGCGGCGGTGCGGGAATCCGCCTGGAGCGACGGCACCGGGGCCAGCCTGCTGCTCACCCAGAAGGGCGTACGCACGCCGGACGCGTGGTCCAGCTGCTCCGCGGCCATCGAACTGGCCGTGGCTGACGGCGAAGAACGGCAGGCTGCCTGGCACTGGGATGTCTCCCGGCGACCCGGCCTGGACCTCGCAGCCATCGGCGCCGAGGCCGCCCTGAAAGGCGAGCGGAAGCTGCACCCGCAGCGCCTGCCCGCTGGACGGTACCCGGTGGTGCTGCACCCGGAAGTGGCCGTGGACCTGCTGGGCATCGTGGCCGGCATGCTGGATGCGGAATCCGTGCTCAAGCAGCGCAGCCTCTTCGCGGGAAAGCTGGGCCAGGCCATCGCCTCGCCCCTGCTCACGCTGGTGGACGACGGCCGCCTGCCCGAGGCGCCGGGCCGCCCGGCCCTAGGCACCGAGCCCTGGGATGCCGAGGGCCTGCCCACACGCCGCAATGTGCTGCTCGAAGGCGGCGTGCTGAAGACTTACCTCCACACCCTCAAGACCGCCGCGGAGATGGGCGTGGCACCCACCGCCAGCGCCGGGCGGGGCTTCGGCAGCCAGCCGGGCGCCACGACCTTCAACCTGTTCCCCCTGCCCGGAAACACGGCGCCCGACGCCCTCTACCGCATGGCGGGGAATGGCGTGCTCATCACGGAGATCATGGGCCTGCACACGGTGGACCCCGTCAGCGGCGACCTCAGCGTGGGCGCCAGCGGCATCCGCATCCGCGATGGCCTCCTGGCCGAACCCGTGGATAAGCTCACCTTCGCCGGCAACCTGCGCGACTTCCTCACCCGCATCGCCGCCCTGGGCAGTGACCTCCGCTGGTACGGCAGCAGCGCGGGCCTGAGCATCCTGCTGGAGGACATCGCCCTGGGAGGCGCGTGA
- a CDS encoding O-acetyl-ADP-ribose deacetylase has translation MSSERLQVVQADITTLAVDAIVNAANRSLLGGGGVDGAIHRAAGPDLLGECRGLGGCPPGQAKLTGGHRLPARFVIHAVGPVWNGGQQGEDETLASCYRASLQLAEAHSCGSVAFPAISTGIYGFPADRAAAIAVATCRAWLAAYDLPQTITLVAFDARSLMVLRSALEKEA, from the coding sequence TTGAGCTCCGAGCGCCTGCAGGTGGTGCAGGCCGACATCACCACCCTCGCCGTGGACGCCATCGTCAATGCCGCGAACCGCAGCCTGCTGGGCGGCGGCGGCGTGGACGGGGCCATCCACCGCGCGGCGGGACCTGACCTGCTGGGGGAATGCCGCGGCCTGGGTGGCTGCCCTCCGGGACAGGCGAAGCTGACTGGCGGCCACCGCCTGCCAGCCCGTTTCGTCATCCATGCGGTGGGCCCCGTCTGGAACGGCGGGCAGCAGGGTGAGGACGAGACCCTCGCCTCCTGCTACCGGGCGAGCCTCCAGCTGGCCGAGGCCCACAGCTGCGGCAGTGTGGCCTTCCCAGCCATCAGCACGGGCATCTACGGCTTCCCCGCTGACCGGGCCGCCGCCATCGCCGTGGCCACCTGTCGCGCCTGGCTGGCGGCCTATGACCTCCCGCAGACCATCACCCTCGTGGCCTTCGATGCCCGCTCCCTGATGGTTCTGCGCTCTGCCCTCGAGAAGGAAGCCTGA
- the coaE gene encoding dephospho-CoA kinase (Dephospho-CoA kinase (CoaE) performs the final step in coenzyme A biosynthesis.) gives MPVTPEPSSPFPLLGLSGGIAAGKSHVAGLLAARGWAVIDADALARDAVLPGSEGLAAVAAAFGPACLRSDGALDRAWMAAHVFADDAARGRLNAILHPRIEALLAARLTALPSTTRGAVLDAALWVERARAHHFDAFWTVDAPEDLRVARLMARDGLTREAVLARIRAQAGPPERALHADLVIPNDGRDLTETLAGAEASLLSNWKVRRARTWRAPMPAPFTADQLREILATLLSRGGDYGEAFIERRRAHALGMDDGRMEDVLASETFGASLRLMDGETTRFADLIAPGFDELLEAAHTLAAPGTGGQAEIPALTLKVHPTPSPVERDPGGVPLDEKVALVRRAEALARSQAEALRPGALKQVSAGYGDSTQRVWIAAAERADGTWTGRLTEDHRTQVVLRVNVTAGDGQQLQSGYQALGETRGFELFTDEAVAHTVHEAVRLALQSLDAQPAPAGTFPVVLSSSAGGTMIHEACGHGLEADLALAGMSAFAGKLGQKVATEGVTIIDDGTLPHKRGSQAIDDEGNPVSRVVLIENGVLKAYLQSRKTSRKMATEPTGNGRRESYRHLPIPRMRNTFLAAGSEAPEAILRDLDRGLLVKRMGGGQVDTVTGNFVFQVTEGYWVENGEPKYPVKNATLSGCGPEVLKGLTRIGNDLHHFDIGTCGKDGQGVPVSDALPTILCPALVVGGTAEPLPSVI, from the coding sequence ATGCCGGTCACTCCAGAACCGTCCTCCCCCTTCCCCCTCCTCGGTCTCAGCGGCGGCATCGCCGCAGGGAAGAGCCATGTGGCCGGATTGCTGGCGGCCCGGGGCTGGGCCGTGATCGACGCTGATGCCCTGGCCCGGGATGCAGTGCTGCCGGGCAGCGAGGGGCTGGCGGCCGTGGCGGCAGCCTTCGGCCCAGCCTGCCTCCGCTCCGACGGGGCCCTCGACCGAGCCTGGATGGCCGCCCACGTGTTTGCAGATGACGCGGCCCGTGGCCGCCTCAACGCGATTCTCCACCCCCGCATCGAGGCCCTCCTGGCGGCCCGCCTCACGGCCCTTCCCTCCACCACCCGCGGGGCGGTCCTGGATGCGGCCCTCTGGGTGGAGCGGGCCAGGGCCCACCACTTCGACGCCTTCTGGACGGTGGACGCCCCCGAGGACCTGCGCGTGGCGCGCCTGATGGCCCGGGACGGGCTGACCCGCGAAGCCGTCCTCGCCCGCATCCGCGCCCAGGCCGGCCCGCCCGAACGGGCGCTCCATGCGGACCTCGTGATCCCCAACGACGGCAGGGATCTGACGGAGACCCTCGCGGGAGCCGAGGCCTCGCTTCTGTCAAACTGGAAGGTCCGCCGCGCGCGGACCTGGAGAGCGCCGATGCCCGCACCTTTCACCGCTGATCAGCTCCGCGAGATCCTGGCCACCCTGCTCAGCCGGGGCGGGGACTACGGCGAGGCCTTCATCGAACGGCGGCGGGCCCATGCCCTGGGCATGGACGACGGCCGCATGGAGGACGTGCTGGCCTCCGAGACCTTCGGCGCGAGCCTCCGACTCATGGACGGCGAGACCACCCGTTTCGCGGATCTCATCGCGCCTGGCTTCGACGAGTTGCTCGAGGCTGCCCACACCCTGGCCGCGCCGGGTACCGGCGGGCAGGCCGAAATCCCCGCCCTGACATTGAAGGTCCACCCCACGCCCAGCCCCGTGGAGCGCGATCCGGGCGGGGTGCCCCTGGATGAGAAGGTGGCCCTGGTGCGCCGCGCCGAGGCCCTGGCGCGATCTCAGGCGGAGGCCCTGCGCCCCGGCGCGCTCAAGCAGGTTTCCGCAGGCTACGGCGACAGCACCCAGAGGGTCTGGATCGCCGCTGCCGAGCGCGCGGACGGGACCTGGACCGGCCGCCTCACCGAGGATCACCGCACCCAAGTCGTGCTTCGCGTGAATGTCACCGCCGGGGACGGCCAGCAGCTCCAGTCCGGCTACCAGGCCCTGGGCGAGACCCGCGGGTTCGAGCTCTTCACGGACGAGGCCGTCGCCCACACCGTGCATGAGGCGGTCCGGCTGGCCCTGCAGTCCCTGGACGCCCAGCCCGCTCCGGCCGGCACCTTCCCCGTGGTGCTCAGCAGCAGCGCCGGCGGGACCATGATCCACGAGGCCTGCGGCCACGGCCTGGAGGCGGATCTCGCCCTCGCCGGCATGAGCGCCTTCGCGGGCAAGCTGGGCCAGAAGGTGGCCACCGAGGGCGTGACGATCATCGACGACGGCACCCTGCCCCACAAGCGCGGCAGTCAGGCCATCGACGATGAGGGCAACCCCGTGAGCCGCGTGGTCCTCATCGAGAACGGCGTGCTCAAGGCCTACCTGCAATCACGGAAGACCTCGCGGAAGATGGCCACGGAGCCCACGGGCAACGGCCGTCGGGAGAGCTACCGCCACCTGCCCATCCCCCGCATGCGCAACACCTTCCTCGCCGCCGGCAGCGAGGCCCCCGAGGCCATCCTCCGCGACCTGGACCGCGGCCTGCTGGTCAAGCGCATGGGCGGCGGCCAGGTGGACACGGTCACGGGCAACTTCGTGTTCCAGGTGACGGAGGGCTATTGGGTGGAGAACGGCGAGCCCAAGTACCCCGTGAAGAACGCCACCCTCAGCGGCTGCGGTCCCGAGGTGCTGAAGGGCCTCACCCGCATCGGGAATGACCTCCACCACTTCGACATCGGCACCTGCGGCAAGGACGGCCAGGGCGTCCCGGTGAGCGACGCCCTCCCCACCATCCTCTGCCCCGCCCTCGTCGTGGGCGGCACCGCCGAGCCCCTGCCGAGCGTGATTTGA
- a CDS encoding acetyl-CoA carboxylase carboxyltransferase subunit alpha — MKDATPEQAMDLSQLEKPVLELEAQIRAMEMDPSQSKEREKLEKKLDKLKAELFTNLTDWQRAQLARHPKRPYTLDYLERICERFEELHGDRRFGDDAAIVAGMGWIEGNPVMIIGQQKGRDTKQKILRNFGMPKPEGYRKALRLMKLAEKFQRPILCLIDTPGAYPGVDAEERGQAEAIARNLLEMAKLEVPVVAVVLGEGGSGGALALGVADRVLMMENAIYSVISPEGCASILWKDASQAPKAAAALKLTAPHLLELGVIDGIVKEPLGGAHSDFDAAAAALKEAVVEAFSELSELTAEQLVEERYQKFARMGSVG; from the coding sequence ATGAAAGACGCGACTCCCGAACAGGCCATGGATCTGTCCCAGCTGGAAAAGCCGGTGCTCGAGCTGGAGGCCCAGATCCGGGCCATGGAGATGGACCCCTCCCAGTCCAAGGAACGGGAGAAGCTGGAAAAGAAGCTGGACAAGCTGAAGGCCGAGCTGTTCACAAACCTCACCGACTGGCAGCGGGCCCAGCTGGCGCGGCACCCCAAGCGCCCCTATACGCTCGACTACCTGGAGCGGATCTGCGAGCGCTTCGAGGAGCTGCACGGCGACCGCCGCTTCGGCGACGACGCGGCCATCGTGGCCGGCATGGGCTGGATCGAGGGCAACCCCGTCATGATCATCGGCCAGCAGAAGGGGCGGGACACGAAGCAGAAGATCCTCCGCAACTTCGGCATGCCCAAGCCCGAGGGCTACCGCAAGGCCCTGCGCCTCATGAAGCTGGCCGAGAAGTTCCAGCGCCCCATCCTCTGCCTCATCGACACGCCGGGCGCCTATCCGGGCGTGGACGCCGAGGAGCGCGGCCAGGCCGAGGCCATCGCCCGCAACCTGCTGGAGATGGCCAAGCTCGAAGTGCCCGTGGTGGCCGTGGTCCTGGGCGAGGGCGGCAGCGGCGGGGCCCTGGCTCTGGGCGTGGCCGACCGGGTGCTCATGATGGAGAACGCCATCTACTCCGTGATCTCGCCCGAGGGCTGTGCCTCCATCCTGTGGAAGGATGCCAGCCAGGCCCCCAAGGCCGCGGCGGCCCTCAAGCTCACGGCCCCGCATTTGCTGGAGCTGGGCGTCATCGACGGCATCGTGAAGGAACCCCTGGGTGGCGCCCACTCCGACTTCGACGCGGCGGCCGCTGCTCTGAAGGAAGCCGTCGTGGAGGCCTTCTCTGAGCTGTCCGAGCTGACCGCTGAACAGCTGGTGGAGGAGCGGTACCAGAAGTTCGCCCGCATGGGCAGTGTCGGCTGA